TGACCTGGTCGAGGTCCTCGAAGACGTCGCCCGGCTCGGCGCCCGCCTGATCATCCAGACCGCGGTCGAGGCCGAAGTGGAGGCGTTCCTCGGCCGCGCCCGCTACCAGCGCGCCGCCACCGTCACCGCAGCCGACGGCGACGAGGAGCAAGTCGTGGTGCGGCCCGGCCACCGCAACGGGCACTGCCCGACCACGATCAAGACCACCAGCGGCCCGATCACCGTCGCCCGCCCCAAGCTGCGCGGCACCACCGAGAAGTTCCCTCCCGCCAGTTCGGCACCGGCGTCACCCGCACCCACACCCTCGAGACGCTGGTCATCGCCTCCATCGTGCGTGGCCTGTCGGTGCGCGACGTCGAATGCGCGCTGGCCGATGCGCTCGGCCCGGAAGCCGCGCTGAGCAAGTCCACGGTCTCGACCATCTCGCGAGCCGACTGGACCGCACTCCGCGTCGTGAGGCGGCAGGACCCCTCCCACTTCGCGCGACAGCCGGGACTCTCCGTGTCTCGTGGCGGCCGGTTCCGTTTCGGCTGTGCCTCAGCCGCCGGCCAGCTCTTCGGTCGCCATTCGTCCGGCGTTGGCCGTGCGGTGGAGGAAGTCGGCGACCACCTCGAGCTCGGCCGCCCCGTACCCCTCGCAGATCTCCTCCAGCGACGCGTTCATCCCCGCGTACAGCCCCAGCAGTTCGGCGTTCCGCTCCCGCAGCGCTCGGACCAGAACGGCGCGGCGGTCCGACGGGTCGCGTTCGCGCGCCACCCAGCCCCCTCGTTCCAGCCGGTCGAGGATGCCCGTCAGCGTCGCAGGATGCAGGCCTGCGCGCTTGGCGAGCGCACTCGGGGTAAGCGGGCCGTACCGGTTGATCAGGTCGAGGCAGTCGACGTCCACGTCCTTGAGTTCGAGGCGTCCGCCCACCTGGTGGTTGAGCAGCGAGAGCTGGATGCTCAACTCGCGCAGGGACTCCCTGATCGCCGCATTCAGCCGTCGCCGTTGCCGCGCCGCTTCCCCGTCTCCAGATCGTACGGAATTCATATGATATGTTCCTCGTATCGTATGGGTTGCAGATGAAAGGTTATCGGCAACGGAAGAAGGGGCCAGTCATGATCTTGATCACCGGAGCTACGGGAGTTGTGGGTCGCGCGGCGGTCGGCCTGCTGTCCGAGGAGGGCGTGAAGGTGGCGGCCGTCACCCGCCAGCCGTCCACCGCCGATCTTCCGGGCGAGGTCCACCTGGCGAACGGGGACCCGTCCAGGCCACAGACCCTGGCCAGGGCGCTCGATGGCGTCGAGGCCGTTCTCCTCAGTCCGCGCGCCGTCGGGAGCGCCACCACCGAGCTGCTGTCGCTCGCCGCCGAGCGTGGGGCGCGACGCGTGGTGGTCCTGTCGGCCGCCACCGTGGCGCACCCCGCCGGGCTCCGGCGCTTCGCCGACCACTTCAGAGCGGTCGAAGAGGCGGCCAAGTCCTCGGGGCTGCGATGGACCCTCC
This window of the Nonomuraea africana genome carries:
- a CDS encoding MarR family transcriptional regulator; translated protein: MNSVRSGDGEAARQRRRLNAAIRESLRELSIQLSLLNHQVGGRLELKDVDVDCLDLINRYGPLTPSALAKRAGLHPATLTGILDRLERGGWVARERDPSDRRAVLVRALRERNAELLGLYAGMNASLEEICEGYGAAELEVVADFLHRTANAGRMATEELAGG